From Bacteroidota bacterium, the proteins below share one genomic window:
- a CDS encoding aminotransferase class I/II-fold pyridoxal phosphate-dependent enzyme codes for MIIKQSKRLNDVQEYYFSEKLSQIREIETGGKKIINLGIGNPDMMPSENTIEELIRSVKNQKNHGYQSYRGIPELRKAISKFYSEIYSAELNPETEILPLLGSKEGITHISLAFLNTGDKVLVPDPGYPTYSSVSKMCETKIIAYSLKEKNKWLPDLKELEKMNLKKVKLMWLNYPNMPTGAEATDECFEKLIAFAKKHKILLCHDNPYSMVLNNGKPKSILNYKRAKDVAIELNSLSKSFNMAGWRVGWIAGKKEYIDTILKVKSNVDSGMFLPIQKASIEALNNLPSWHSKRNEEYKRRREKVWELLAVIGCGYTIDQVGMFVWAKVAHPLPLPLGGEKKQKQKVRPNGEDLGGALVEKLLHEANVFITPGFIFGENGEGYIRVSLCSEVSVIEQAIQQVKSIFNKVNNHKLQTAI; via the coding sequence ATGATTATCAAGCAAAGCAAACGTCTGAACGATGTGCAAGAATATTATTTCTCGGAGAAACTTTCTCAGATAAGAGAAATAGAAACGGGCGGAAAGAAAATTATTAATCTCGGAATAGGAAATCCGGACATGATGCCTTCTGAAAATACAATTGAAGAATTAATCCGCTCTGTAAAAAACCAAAAGAACCACGGCTATCAATCTTATAGGGGAATTCCGGAATTGAGAAAAGCGATTTCAAAATTCTACAGCGAAATTTATTCAGCAGAACTTAATCCGGAAACAGAAATTCTTCCTCTGCTCGGTTCCAAAGAAGGAATCACACATATTTCTCTTGCGTTTCTGAATACTGGAGATAAAGTCCTTGTTCCTGATCCGGGATACCCTACTTATTCTTCAGTTTCAAAAATGTGTGAGACAAAAATCATTGCTTATAGTCTGAAAGAAAAAAACAAATGGCTTCCTGATTTGAAAGAACTGGAGAAGATGAATCTAAAAAAAGTGAAACTGATGTGGCTGAACTATCCGAACATGCCCACAGGTGCGGAAGCAACCGATGAATGTTTTGAAAAACTGATTGCATTCGCTAAGAAGCATAAAATACTTCTCTGTCATGACAATCCCTATTCTATGGTGCTCAACAACGGAAAACCGAAAAGCATTTTGAATTACAAAAGAGCAAAAGATGTGGCGATTGAATTAAATTCGCTTAGCAAATCCTTCAACATGGCTGGCTGGCGCGTTGGGTGGATTGCAGGAAAGAAAGAATACATTGACACCATTCTAAAAGTAAAAAGCAATGTGGATTCGGGTATGTTTTTACCTATACAAAAAGCGTCCATTGAAGCACTGAATAATCTTCCATCCTGGCATAGCAAACGAAATGAAGAATACAAGCGTAGAAGAGAAAAAGTGTGGGAACTATTGGCTGTTATTGGTTGCGGCTACACCATTGATCAGGTTGGAATGTTTGTCTGGGCGAAAGTAGCCCACCCCTTGCCCCTCCCATTAGGAGGGGAGAAAAAGCAAAAACAAAAAGTCCGCCCTAACGGGGAGGATTTAGGAGGGGCTCTTGTTGAAAAATTACTTCACGAAGCAAATGTTTTCATCACTCCGGGATTTATTTTCGGTGAGAATGGAGAAGGATATATACGTGTTTCTCTTTGCAGTGAGGTCAGCGTAATTGAACAAGCGATTCAGCAAGTGAAAAGTATTTTTAAT
- a CDS encoding prephenate dehydratase, translating to MKSETINLKQNRVAIQGAHGSFHELAGMKYFGENIQSMECVSFKDVFNLVMNDKADFGITAIENTVAGTILPNYAMLRESGVKIIGEVYLHIQQNLLSLKGQTIADIKEVHSHPMAILQCQTFFEQYPHIKLIEADDTASRARWISENNLKSIGAIAGIHVADIYNLQALAESIETHKKNFTRFLVIRKDGILENWNNGEQHNITTFQHSNIPDKSSICFNVTHSKGSLASVLTKLAEHDINLTKIQSLPLIGKEWEYYIHIDMEFEGYDNYQNALSAIKPSLNEFKILGEYKRGNKFFEN from the coding sequence ATGAAATCTGAAACCATAAACCTAAAACAAAATCGCGTAGCGATTCAGGGCGCACATGGTTCCTTCCACGAACTTGCAGGAATGAAATACTTTGGAGAAAACATTCAAAGCATGGAATGCGTTTCGTTCAAAGATGTGTTCAATCTGGTGATGAATGATAAAGCGGATTTCGGAATAACAGCTATTGAAAATACTGTTGCGGGAACAATTTTGCCAAACTATGCAATGCTTAGAGAATCAGGAGTTAAAATTATTGGCGAAGTTTATCTGCACATTCAACAGAATCTGCTCTCACTGAAAGGACAAACCATTGCAGACATAAAAGAAGTTCATTCTCATCCGATGGCTATTCTACAATGCCAAACATTCTTCGAGCAATATCCTCACATTAAACTCATCGAAGCCGATGACACAGCTTCGCGCGCGCGCTGGATTTCAGAAAATAATCTGAAAAGTATTGGGGCCATCGCAGGAATTCATGTTGCTGATATTTATAACCTGCAAGCCCTTGCTGAAAGCATTGAAACACATAAGAAAAACTTTACGAGATTCTTAGTAATACGAAAAGATGGAATATTGGAAAATTGGAATAATGGAGAACAACACAACATTACAACATTCCAACATTCTAACATTCCTGACAAGTCATCAATCTGTTTCAACGTCACACACAGCAAAGGAAGCCTGGCAAGCGTTCTTACAAAACTTGCCGAGCATGATATTAATCTCACAAAAATTCAATCACTTCCGCTTATTGGTAAAGAATGGGAATATTACATACATATAGACATGGAGTTTGAGGGTTATGATAATTATCAAAACGCATTATCAGCTATCAAACCCTCGCTTAATGAGTTTAAAATTCTTGGCGAGTATAAAAGAGGAAATAAATTTTTTGAAAATTAA